A portion of the Bombus terrestris chromosome 3, iyBomTerr1.2, whole genome shotgun sequence genome contains these proteins:
- the LOC100650063 gene encoding uncharacterized protein LOC100650063, with amino-acid sequence MKQWYSVTKNFKMRKSPLSTPSSSKEKQSYNRKSNDYRSRTDYRCRKSDSYQYTSSNSGQGYSGDDFIPLDNSTPVSEYKKFNNNWRDFESHNHCNSGSSGFNHYRNNYYSTPKLNFNYSYSPYKLPGKQLFYGQKKGFQKDRRRQNDISRYIDFKSFLEDPWAELTKKLMEDKETIGNESPKIVLSLSPQLAYVHTESYSESKSTSSIDNSYCSPESKSESSIDGKFGLDDTDISNVSRTESSIDLKVDSVRFSQESKNDNVCNNNDDSVNEGILNENNVSNINDICSSKMNIIQDLK; translated from the exons ATGAAACAGTGGTATAGTGTaacaaagaattttaaaatgaGAAAGTCTCCTCTAAGTACGCCAAGTAGTAGTAAAGAAAAACAGAGTTATAATCGGAAATCAAATGACTATAGAAGTAGGACAGATTATCGTTGTCGTAAAAGTGATAGTTATCAGTATACTTCATCAAATAGTGGTCAAGGATATTCTGGAGATGATTTTATTCCTTTAGATAATAGTACACCAGTATCAGAATATAAAAAGTTCAATAATAATTGGCGTGATTTTGAAAGTCATAATCATTGTAATTCAGGTAGTAGTGGATTTAACCATTAccggaataattattattcaactccaaagttaaatttcaattattcataCTCTCCTTACAAGCTACCTGGTAAACAACTCTTTTATGGTCAGAAAAAG GGTTTCCAAAAGGATAGACGTAGACAGAAtgacatatcacgttatatagattttaaATCTTTTTTGGAGGATCCTTGGGCGGAATTAACAAAGAAGTTAATGGAAGATAAAGAAACAATCGGGAATGAATCACCTAAAATTGTATTGTCATTATCGCCGCAATTAGCTTATGTACATACAGAATCGTATTCTGAATCTAAATCTACATCAAGCATTGACAATTCTTACTGTAGTCCAGAATCTAAGAGTGAATCTTCTATAGATGGGAAATTTGGATTAGATGATACAGATATTAGTAATGTATCAAGAACAGAGAGTTCAATAGATTTAAAAGTCGACAGTGTAAGATTTAGTCAAGAATCAAAAAATGACAATGTTTgcaataataatgatgatagTGTTAATGAAGGCATTCTCAATGAAAATAACGTTAGTAATATTAACGACATTTGTTCATCAAAGATGAATATTATTCAAGATCTCAAATAA